DNA from Thermodesulfatator atlanticus DSM 21156:
GAAACGCAAAATAGGAACGGATCCTAGCCGGACCTTAAAAGATAATTAGTGTCTGATAAAGTGTGCTAATGAATGATGATGAGCTAACTTTTCTTCTGCAAAAACTTCTTTTAAAGTAAGGATATACTTAACGCCTCGATGCTGGGAAAGGAAATTTTTCAATACCTTTTCAGGCTCTCCAAATTCAACCACCTGGGTGACTTTCACGTTGGGATAACGTTCTTTCCAGGGGGATAATCCCTGAGCAGCTCTTTTTTGAAATTTTTCTCTCCATTTTCTCCGGTGTTCTGTATCTTTAGCATGAGTTGTCTGTACAAAAATATTTAAAACATACAATTCAGTTTGCATTTTTTCTGCTAAATCAAACGCCTGAGTCATAAGTCTTTCGGAAAAATTTGCCCCCTCACACACCGCAAGAACTTTTTTACCTCTCAAGCGCGCTACAATTTTTACCGCATGGTATGGCTCGCCTCCTTCAGCAAAAGCTGCTGCTGCTGCGGCCTCGATAGAATTTTCCAAAATGTTTTCCAACGCCCTAGAGCGGATCTTAACATCACTGGTTTCTTTAATATCAAGCCACTGTTGGGCTTCCTCAAACTCTCCTGCCTCTGCAAAGGCAACTGCTGCCATGGTGCGCGAAAAAGGAGAAACTTGAGTGGAGGGAGCCAGTCCCCAGCGGCGGGCCATCTTTTGGGCTTCTTCTAATTCGCCCGCTTCTGCAAAGGTTGACACTACAAAACTATCCCATAAACGTCGCCATAAACTACTAGCTAAAGCCATATCTCTTCACCTCTTTTTTAAATTTTATTTTTTGCTGAAACCAAAACAATAGGACACGAAAACTCCCTACCTATCTTGTTTAGTAAACTCTTAAA
Protein-coding regions in this window:
- a CDS encoding adenine nucleotide alpha hydrolase family protein: MALASSLWRRLWDSFVVSTFAEAGELEEAQKMARRWGLAPSTQVSPFSRTMAAVAFAEAGEFEEAQQWLDIKETSDVKIRSRALENILENSIEAAAAAAFAEGGEPYHAVKIVARLRGKKVLAVCEGANFSERLMTQAFDLAEKMQTELYVLNIFVQTTHAKDTEHRRKWREKFQKRAAQGLSPWKERYPNVKVTQVVEFGEPEKVLKNFLSQHRGVKYILTLKEVFAEEKLAHHHSLAHFIRH